A window of the Trichoderma asperellum chromosome 6, complete sequence genome harbors these coding sequences:
- a CDS encoding uncharacterized protein (EggNog:ENOG41~TransMembrane:4 (i489-517o523-544i698-718o730-753i)) — MDSSRRSRGSRSLRSSRWRSISSASASPSPSPRSPSPIRTDDEVDPHTVVPPSQPPPRSESRSSLQPPPPRYGAPNSSRRVPSVSSRRSYNPATPDATEESETEYFPPLGITSSAVSRTSSLRGRAPSNAGSVAASNAGGRPVHERIRQPSVRIRRSSSGSATRGTSVIDYASESSDTDTGRRNLPRPRSISQPMPAAQIYPDANVARLSRRVPQIALPRLTEEGSRPTLSELGIPPSPLSPSRSLPEEPLEEDDPRQPDGGAPARRLTRKRKLSKMFWPGGSLNRGPMSPPPRGVSAERDASAGPAPQGHGFGLNLGHGHAQNQPAPDEYGEELVDWLDIIDPEVQTLSTLTNVQNSLFVPDLGPWINRRPTYVLSQRDVGPTARLGRPAEREEEQLPEPQEELPRFETGVETPRSEGVPATLRRSDTITSRLTDSHYAALPHGISLEGWTEEEKMELDDRVRHMLHSKRSRFKRTMKGFGQYVRRPLGFFVTLYAVLITLFGLAWVLFLIGWIYVGDKQVYTIHIIDSVLVALFAIMGDGLAPFRAIDTYHMAFVIHYSRKIEKAKKKKLKEKENGIIQGVAEGSVELTHYASGDPLAAYPEPPSLEPQSASGSVERIATSTSNLATAPTPDPEQAIVDQNGDVEAAKLDIEYDEDSPLTFKQWKRMRHHQKKLAKSHSFYKPDETFTHFAFPLPYLIAIVILLDCHSCLQISLGATTWGIDYHHRPFAITTVILCVSIACNISAGLTIMIGDRKTRKKDVWKLLTRQELTGDAIKHLETKRAKEQSRSNDSGHNSVQEEIQTDMNIKEDR; from the exons ATGGATTCCAGCCGCCGCTCTCGAGGCTCGCGAAGCCTGCGGTCGTCGCGATGGCGCTCCATctcgtctgcgtctgcgtcgccgtcgccgtcgcccagGTCGCCGTCGCCCATCCGCACCGACGACGAGGTCGATCCGCACACAGTCGTTCCCCCGTcacagccgccgccgcgcaGTGAGAGCCGGTCCAGcctgcagccgccgccgcctcgatATGGCGCTCCCAACTCCAGCCGCCGCGTGCCATCCGTGTCGTCGCGGCGGTCGTACAACCCTGCGACGCCAGACGCAACCGAGGAGTCAGAGACCGAGTACTTCCCGCCGCTGGGCATCACCTCCAGCGCTGTTTCCAGGACGTCGAGCCTCCGCGGCCGCGCGCCGTCAAACGCAGGCTCTGTTGCCGCCTCCAATGCCGGTGGCCGACCGGTCCATGAGCGGATAAGGCAGCCCAGCGTCCGCATTCGacgcagctccagcggctCTGCGACGCGAGGGACGTCCGTCATTGACTATGCTTCTGAGAGCAGCGACACAGACACGGGCCGGCGAAACCTGCCTCGGCCGCGAAGCATATCGCAGCCCATGCCTGCCGCGCAAATCTACCCGGACGCCAACGTTGCCAGGCTCTCGCGCCGGGTGCCGCAGATTGCGCTGCCGCGTCTCACCGAGGAGGGATCGCGGCCGACCCTCTCGGAGCTGGGCATCCCTCCATCACCGCTTTCGCCCTCGAGGTCGCTGCCCGAGGAGCCGCTGGAGGAAGACGACCCTCGCCAGCCCGACGGCGGCGCTCCGGCAAGGAGGCTGACCAGGAAGCGAAAGCTTAGCAAGATGTTCTGGCCTGGCGGTTCGCTCAATCGCGGACCAATGTCCCCCCCGCCCCGCGGTGTAAGCGCAGAGAGAGACGCATCCGCAGGTCCTGCACCCCAGGGCCATGGCTTTGGCCTCAaccttggccatggccacgCTCAAAACCAACCCGCGCCCGATGAGTACGGCGAAGAGCTGGTGGACTGGCTGGATATCATTG ATCCCGAGGTCCAGACCCTTTCGACCTTGACCAACGTGCAAAACTCCCTGTTCGTGCCCGATCTTGGCCCTTGGATAAACCGCCGTCCCACCTACGTCTTGTCCCAGCGTGACGTTGGGCCGACTGCCCGGCTCGGCCGACCCGCAGAGCGCGAGGAGGAACAGCTGCCAGAGCCGCAGGAGGAGCTCCCCAGGTTCGAGACCGGCGTGGAGACGCCCAGGAGCGAGGGCGTGCCGGCGACGCTCCGGCGGTCCGACACAATCACCTCCAGGCTCACCGACTCGCACTACGCCGCGCTGCCGCATGGCATCAGTCTCGAGGGCTGgaccgaggaggagaagatggagctgGACGACCGCGTGCGCCACATGCTGCACTCCAAGCGGTCTCGCTTCAAGCGCACCATGAAGGGCTTTGGCCAGTATGTGCGACGGCCGCTGGGCTTCTTCGTCACGCTCTACGCCGTCCTCATCACCCTCTTCGGCCTGGCCTGGGTGCTGTTTCTCATCGGCTGGATCTATGTTGGAGACAAGCAGGTGTACACGATTCACATCATCGACAGCGTGCTGGTGGCCCTGTTCGCCATCATGGGCGATGGCCTGGCCCCCTTCCGAGCCATTGACACATACCACATGGCCTTTGTCATCCATTACTCGCGCAAGAttgaaaaggccaagaagaagaagctcaaggagaaggagaatggCATCATACAGGGAGTGGCCGAAGGCAGCGTAGAGCTCACACACTACGCCTCTGGCGACCCTCTTGCAGCTTACCCCGAGCCGCCCAGTCTCGAGCCCCAGAGCGCCAGCGGATCGGTCGAGCGAATCGCCACTAGCACCAGCAACCTTGCCACCGCGCCCACACCCGACCCCGAGCAGGCCATTGTGGATCAGAACGGAGACGTCGAGGCCGCTAAGCTCGACATCGAGTACGACGAGGACTCTCCGCTTACGTTTAAGCAATGGAAGCGCATGCGGCACCaccagaagaagctggccaagTCTCACAGTTTCTACAAGCCCGACGAGACCTTTACGCATTTTGCCTTCCCCTTGCCCTACCTGATTGCCATTGTGATACTGCTGGACTGCCACTCGTGCTTGCAAATCTCCCTGGGTGCCACGACCTGGGGCATTGACTACCACCACCGACCTTTTGCCATTACCACCGTCATCCTCTGCGTCAGTATCGCGTGCAACATCTCCGCCGGCCTGACCATCATGATTGGTGATCGGAAAACGAGAAAGAAGGACGTGTGGAAGCTGCTCACTCGACAGGAGCTGACAGGCGATGCCATCAAACATCTCGAAACGAAGCGTGCCAAGGAGCAAAGCCGTAGCAACGACAGCGGTCACAATAGCGTGCAGGAAGAGATCCAGACGGATATGAACATTAAAGAGGACCGGTAG
- a CDS encoding uncharacterized protein (TransMembrane:13 (o76-94i106-125o131-148i160-182o188-207i219-237o243-262i274-298o368-387i399-418o424-442i454-475o481-498i)) — translation MASFATATKERLAKAVGFDTEDRDSDVPSISNADPFLEREPTVAEFLEEIRPSLHDIGMYFYNLFPFIHWIGKYNLTWFIGDLIAGMTVGAVVVPQSMAYAQLAQLPVEYGLYSSFMGVLIYWFFATSKDITIGPVAVMSQVTGDVVLKAATRLPDVPGHVIASALAVIAGAIICFIGLARLGWLVEFIPLPSICSFMTGSAINIISGQVPKLMGIKGVNTRVAPYLVIINTLKGLPTTTIDAALGLTALLMLYLIRGFCTYMAKKQPHKAKMYFFISTLRTAFVILLYTGISAGMVLHHKAKPPISVLGKVPRGFQHTGAPEINTTIIKAFAPELPAAVIVMLIEHISISKSFGRVNNYIIDPSQELVAIGVTNLLGPFLGAYPATGSFSRTAIKAKAGVRTPFAGVITAIVVLLALYALTALFFYIPNAALAAVIIHAVGDVITPLRVVFQFWRVSPIEVIIFLAGVLVTVFATIEDGIYTTICMSFAVVIFRLFLSRGRFLGVARVRTVKATEAVNKGGDQEALVDSSEYSQRAGFLPLGHEDGSNPRVVVSSPYPGIFIYRFAEGFNYPNATRYLNHLTETIFKETRRTDVKTIAKLGDRPWNDPTPRHQKENEHDTRPTLKAVILDFSTVNIVDVTAAQALIDVRNQLDRYAAPQTVDWHFAHIENRWTKRALCAAGFGYRTPATTRTTARARATGRPSSALPIWAARTARRRRQRRRRRAAGRCSTTWSEQTRMTYQRRLIKTCRRTPAAVAWWPSRASTGRTFTLTCKKRLSLQLRMRRDTMRAAVKLMTLMNKHLLLFFV, via the exons ATGGCTTCCTTTGCGACTGCAACAAAAGAGCGCCTCGCCAAGGCCGTTGGCTTCGACACGGAAGATCGTGACAGCGATGTCCCATCAATATCCAACGCCGACCCGTTCCTCGAGCGGGAGCCCACCGTGGCCGAGTTTCTCGAGGAGATTCGGCCTTCATTGCATGATATCGGAATGTACTTTTACAACCTGTTTCCCTTTATCCACTGGATCGGCAAGTACAACTTGACATGGTTCATTGGTGACTTGATTGCTG GTATGACTGTTGGTGCTGTTGTTGTGCCCCAGAGCATGGCGTATGCGCAACTAGCTCAACTGCCCGTCGAATATGGCTTATACTCTTCTTTCATGGGCGTCTTGATCTACTGGTTCTTTGCCACTTCCAAGGACATCACCATCGGC CCTGTTGCCGTCATGTCCCAAGTCACCGGCGATGTCGTTCTCAAAGCCGCAACCAGACTCCCCGATGTCCCTGGCCACGTTATTGCTTCCGCCTTGGCCGTAATCGCAGGCGCCATCATCTGCTTCATCGGTCTTGCACGTCTAGGCTGGCTCGTCGAGTTCATCCCCCTGCCGTCCATCTGCTCGTTCATGACGGGCTctgccatcaacatcatctcTGGCCAGGTCCCTAAGCTTATGGGCATCAAGGGCGTGAACACGCGAGTCGCGCCGTATTTGGTGATCATCAACACGCTCAAGGGATTGCCGACAACGACCATTGATGCCGCCCTGGGACTGACTGCGCTCCTGATGCTGTATCTCATCAGAGGCTTTTGCACGTacatggccaagaagcagcctcACAAGGCCAAGATGTACTTTTTCATCTCGACCCTTCGAACAGCCTTTGTGATCCTTTTGTATACGGGTATCAGCGCGGGCATGGTGCTGCACCACAAGGCGAAACCCCCAATCAGCGTCCTTGGCAAGGTGCCTCGAG GCTTCCAGCACACAGGCGCTCCCGAAATCAACACGACCATTATCAAGGCCTTTGCGCCTGAGCTTCCCGCAGCCGTCATCGTCATGCTGATTGAGCACATTTCCATCTCCAAGTCGTTTGGCCGAGTCAACAACTACATCATCGACCCGTCCCAGGAACTTGTTGCCATTGGCGTCACCAACCTGCTGGGTCCCTTTTTGGGCGCGTATCCCGCGACTGGATCCTTCTCTCGTACTGCtatcaaggccaaggctggcgTCCGCACGCCTTTTGCTGGTGTCATCACCGCCATCGTCGTGCTTCTGGCTCTCTATGCGCTGacggccctcttcttctacatTCCCAACGCCGCACTTGCTGCCGTTATAATCCACGCTGTGGGCGACGTCATCACTCCGCTCAGAGTTGTCTTCCAGTTCTGGCGCGTGTCACCTATCGAGGTTATCATCTTCTTGGCCGGTGTCTTGGTGACTGTGTTTGCTACAATTGAAGATGGCATCTACACGACCATTTGCATGTCCTTTGCGGTGGTCATCTTCCGCCTCTTCCTCAGCCGTGGCCGCTTCCTGGGAGTTGCCCGCGTGCGCACTGTTAAGGCGACGGAGGCGGTAAACAAGGGCGGCGACCAAGAAGCTCTTGTTGATTCCTCAGAGTACTCGCAGCGAGCTGGCTTCCTGCCTCTGGGCCACGAGGACGGCTCCAACCCGAGAGTTGTTGTGTCGAGCCCGTATCCCGGCATCTTCATCTACCGCTTTGCTGAGGGCTTCAACTATCCCAATGCCACCCGGTACCTCAACCACCTGACGGAGACTATCTTTAAGGAGACTCGGCGGACAGACGTCAAGACAATTGCCAAGCTTGgg GACCGGCCATGGAATGACCCAACTCCTAGACACCAAAAGGAAAATGAGCACGATACCCGGCCAACACTCAAGGCCGTCATCCTCGACTTCTCCACCGTCAACATCGTCGACGTGACGGCGGCCCAGGCCTTGATCGACGTCCGCAACCAGCTCGACCGCTACGCAGCCCCCCAGACCGTCGACTGGCACTTTGCCCACATCGAGAACCGCTGGACGAAGCGAGCCCTCTGCGCCGCCGGCTTCGGCTACCGAACCCCCGCCACAACGCGGACGACGGCGAGGGCGCGGGCCACTGGAAGACCATCTTCAGCATTGCCGATCTGGGCGGCTCGGACagcgcggcggcggcggcagcggcggaggAGAAGGGCGGCCGGGCGCTGCAGTACGACGTGGAGCGAACAAACTCGGATGACATATCAAAGGCGTCTGATAAAGACGTGCCGTCGCACCCCAGCAGCCGTCGCCTGGTGGCCATCAAGGGCCTCAACAGGCCGTACTTTCACTTTGACCTGCAAGAAGCGGTTGAGTCTGCAATTGCGAATGCGGAGAGACACAATGAGAGCCGCCGTGAAACTGATGACACTGATGAATAAGCATTTGctgttgttttttgtttga